A single Bacillota bacterium DNA region contains:
- the rplN gene encoding 50S ribosomal protein L14, whose amino-acid sequence MIQQESVLNVADNTGAKRLLCIRVLGGSKRRYASVGDVIVCSVKEAIPGGMVKEHDIVKAVVVRTRRPVRRPDGSYIRFDENAAVILADDENPRGTRIFGPVARELREKNFMKILSLAPEVL is encoded by the coding sequence ATGATTCAGCAGGAGAGCGTGCTCAACGTCGCCGACAACACCGGAGCCAAGCGGCTGCTCTGCATCCGGGTGCTGGGAGGATCGAAGCGGCGCTACGCCAGCGTGGGCGACGTCATCGTCTGCTCCGTCAAGGAAGCCATTCCGGGCGGGATGGTCAAGGAACACGACATCGTCAAGGCCGTGGTGGTCAGAACGCGGCGCCCCGTCCGCCGTCCGGACGGCAGCTACATCCGCTTCGACGAGAATGCGGCGGTCATCCTGGCCGACGACGAAAACCCCAGGGGAACGCGGATCTTCGGGCCCGTGGCACGGGAGCTGCGGGAGAAGAACTTCATGAAGATCCTCTCCCTGGCCCCGGAGGTGCTCTGA
- the rpsC gene encoding 30S ribosomal protein S3: protein MGQKVHPYGLRLGIIKGWQARWYGDKKNLAALLHEDIQLRRYIKQRFHQAGVSTIEIERAANTVRITIHTARPGIIIGKQGAEVDRLRQQLEQMTGKEVRINVVEIEKPDLDAQLVAENIAFQLERRVGFRRAMRQAMQRAMRLGAKGIRVSISGRIAGAEIARYEWATEGSIPLTTLRADIDYGIAEANTTYGKIGIKVWIYKGEVLPEARTAGEGTKLRTGEQAAAASRPAEGSV, encoded by the coding sequence GTGGGCCAGAAGGTGCACCCGTACGGCCTGCGCCTGGGCATCATCAAGGGGTGGCAGGCCCGGTGGTACGGCGATAAGAAGAATCTCGCGGCGCTCCTGCACGAGGATATCCAACTGAGACGCTACATCAAGCAGCGCTTCCACCAGGCCGGCGTCTCCACCATCGAGATCGAGCGGGCCGCCAACACGGTGCGGATCACCATCCACACGGCGCGGCCCGGGATCATCATCGGCAAGCAGGGCGCCGAGGTCGACCGGCTGCGCCAGCAGCTCGAGCAGATGACCGGCAAAGAGGTGCGCATCAACGTGGTCGAGATCGAGAAGCCGGACCTGGATGCGCAGCTCGTGGCGGAAAACATCGCCTTCCAGCTCGAGCGGCGCGTCGGCTTCCGCCGGGCCATGCGGCAGGCCATGCAGAGGGCCATGCGCCTGGGTGCCAAGGGCATACGGGTGTCCATCTCCGGCCGCATTGCGGGCGCCGAGATCGCCCGGTACGAGTGGGCCACCGAGGGGTCGATACCCCTCACGACGCTGCGGGCCGACATCGACTACGGGATCGCCGAGGCCAACACCACATACGGCAAGATCGGTATCAAGGTCTGGATTTACAAGGGCGAAGTGCTGCCGGAGGCCCGGACTGCCGGCGAGGGTACGAAGCTTCGCACGGGCGAGCAAGCGGCAGCGGCGTCCCGGCCGGCAGAAGGGTCGGTGTAG
- a CDS encoding 50S ribosomal protein L23 → MERHIRDILIKPLVTEKSTRLMGEANAYTFQVAPEATKTQIRQAVEQIFKVRVVDVRTAWVRGKSRRLGRYQGRRPDWKKAIVKVAPGQRIAIFEGM, encoded by the coding sequence ATGGAAAGGCACATCCGGGACATCCTCATCAAGCCGCTTGTAACCGAGAAGAGCACCCGGCTCATGGGCGAGGCCAACGCGTACACCTTCCAGGTGGCGCCGGAGGCGACCAAGACGCAGATCCGCCAGGCGGTGGAGCAGATCTTCAAGGTGCGGGTCGTTGACGTGCGCACGGCCTGGGTGCGCGGCAAGTCGCGGCGGCTCGGGCGCTACCAGGGGCGGCGGCCGGATTGGAAGAAGGCCATCGTAAAGGTCGCGCCGGGGCAGCGGATCGCCATTTTTGAAGGAATGTGA
- the rpsS gene encoding 30S ribosomal protein S19 — MGRSRKKGPFADRHLLEKIQKMNEAGEKRVIKTWSRRSTIFPEMVGHTIAVHDGRKHVPIYITEDMVGHKLGEFAPTRTFRGHGAHTERSTALK; from the coding sequence ATGGGACGTTCACGTAAGAAGGGGCCGTTTGCCGACCGGCACCTGCTCGAAAAGATCCAGAAGATGAACGAGGCCGGCGAGAAGCGGGTCATCAAGACCTGGTCCCGGCGGTCCACCATCTTCCCGGAGATGGTCGGCCACACGATCGCGGTGCACGACGGGCGCAAGCACGTGCCCATCTACATCACCGAGGACATGGTGGGGCACAAGCTGGGGGAGTTTGCCCCCACCCGCACGTTCCGCGGCCACGGGGCCCATACGGAGCGTTCGACGGCGTTGAAGTAG
- the rpsQ gene encoding 30S ribosomal protein S17, which produces MADERDTLEVRQEAAEPTGGTGPKERRGRRKVREGVVVSNKMNKTVVVEVERLVRHPLLGKVLRRTSRFKAHDELNECREGDRVLIMETRPLSKEKRWRVVQIVERAR; this is translated from the coding sequence ATGGCGGACGAGAGGGATACGCTGGAGGTTCGGCAGGAGGCGGCGGAGCCGACGGGAGGCACCGGGCCGAAGGAGCGGCGGGGGCGGCGGAAGGTCCGGGAGGGCGTCGTCGTTTCCAACAAGATGAACAAGACGGTGGTCGTGGAGGTGGAGCGGCTGGTGCGTCACCCCTTGTTGGGGAAGGTGCTGCGCCGGACCAGCCGCTTCAAGGCCCACGACGAACTGAACGAGTGCAGGGAGGGCGATCGGGTCCTGATCATGGAGACCCGGCCGCTCAGCAAGGAGAAGCGCTGGCGAGTGGTCCAGATCGTGGAACGGGCGAGGTAA
- a CDS encoding type Z 30S ribosomal protein S14 has protein sequence MAKKALINKAMRPPKFSTRVVRRCKICGRPRGYMRRFQICRICFRTLAHRGLIPGVQKASW, from the coding sequence TTGGCCAAGAAAGCGCTCATCAACAAGGCGATGCGGCCTCCGAAGTTTTCCACCCGGGTGGTCCGGCGCTGCAAGATCTGCGGGCGGCCCCGCGGCTACATGCGGCGCTTCCAGATCTGCCGCATCTGCTTCCGCACGCTCGCACACCGGGGGCTCATTCCCGGCGTTCAAAAGGCGAGCTGGTAG
- the rplE gene encoding 50S ribosomal protein L5 translates to MEARLKDRYRREVVPAMIGRFGYRNVMEVPRVTKVVINMGVGEAVQDPKQMDAAVADLTAISGQKPIVTRARKSIAAFKIRKGMPIGCKVTLRGDRMYHFLDKLFNVALPRIRDFRGLSPDSFDGRGNYSLGIREQLIFPEIRYDKVDRVRGMDITIGTTARTDEEAMELLRLMGMPFHGESQ, encoded by the coding sequence GTGGAAGCCAGGTTGAAGGACCGGTACCGCCGGGAGGTGGTGCCGGCGATGATAGGGCGGTTCGGGTACCGCAACGTGATGGAGGTGCCGCGCGTAACGAAGGTCGTCATCAACATGGGGGTCGGGGAGGCCGTCCAGGACCCCAAGCAGATGGACGCAGCCGTTGCGGACCTGACCGCCATCAGCGGGCAGAAGCCGATCGTCACGCGCGCCCGCAAGTCCATTGCGGCGTTCAAGATCCGCAAGGGAATGCCCATTGGCTGCAAGGTGACGCTGCGGGGCGACCGGATGTACCACTTCCTGGATAAGCTGTTCAACGTGGCGCTCCCCCGCATCCGGGACTTTCGCGGCCTGTCCCCGGACAGCTTTGATGGCCGCGGCAACTACAGCCTGGGCATCCGGGAGCAGCTCATCTTCCCCGAGATCCGGTACGACAAGGTCGACCGGGTCAGGGGAATGGACATCACCATCGGGACCACGGCCAGGACCGACGAAGAGGCGATGGAACTGCTGCGCCTCATGGGCATGCCGTTCCATGGCGAGAGCCAGTAG
- the rplC gene encoding 50S ribosomal protein L3: MAAKGILGKKLGMTQVFDDDGRAVGVTVVEAGPCVVVARKVAEKDGYAAVQLGFGAVPHRALNKPERGHLNKAGIQQALRHLREFRVEPGEKDGLGNLELGATVTVEQFAPGDRVDVSARTRGKGFTGVIKRWGQRRGPMSHGSMYHRRVGTLGSTGPQRVLKGKKMPGRMGGDRVTIQGLRVFRVDPERNLLLLHGAVPGAPGTLLEIRSSKLYQRRKYRREAKGR; encoded by the coding sequence ATGGCCGCGAAGGGGATTCTGGGCAAAAAGCTGGGGATGACCCAGGTCTTTGACGACGACGGCCGGGCCGTGGGCGTGACGGTAGTCGAGGCCGGGCCGTGCGTCGTGGTCGCGCGCAAGGTCGCCGAGAAGGACGGGTATGCGGCGGTCCAGCTCGGGTTCGGGGCGGTGCCCCATCGCGCCCTCAACAAACCGGAGCGCGGCCATTTGAACAAGGCGGGGATCCAGCAGGCGCTGCGGCATCTGCGGGAGTTCCGCGTGGAGCCAGGAGAGAAGGACGGCCTGGGAAACCTGGAGCTGGGCGCCACCGTCACGGTGGAGCAATTTGCGCCGGGCGACCGGGTTGACGTGTCGGCACGAACCCGGGGCAAGGGGTTCACGGGTGTGATCAAGCGCTGGGGACAGCGCCGGGGCCCCATGAGCCACGGGTCCATGTACCACCGACGGGTGGGCACCCTGGGCTCGACGGGGCCGCAGCGGGTGCTGAAAGGGAAGAAGATGCCAGGGCGGATGGGCGGCGACCGGGTCACCATCCAGGGCCTGCGGGTGTTCAGGGTGGACCCGGAACGCAATCTGCTGCTCCTGCACGGCGCGGTACCGGGTGCGCCCGGAACGCTGTTGGAGATCCGGTCCAGCAAGCTGTACCAGCGGCGCAAGTATCGGCGAGAGGCGAAGGGCAGGTAA
- the rplP gene encoding 50S ribosomal protein L16, translating into MLMPKRVKYRKQHRGRMRGQATRGVEIAFGEYALQALEPGWVKASQIEAARIAITRQVKRGGKLWIRIFPDKPVTKKPAETRMGSGKGAPEFWVAVVRPGRILFEMAGVPEEVAMKAMRLAAFKLPVKTRIVKAQRGGEAVREGAGTARSQS; encoded by the coding sequence ATGCTGATGCCAAAGCGGGTCAAGTACCGCAAGCAGCACCGGGGGCGCATGAGGGGCCAGGCGACCCGGGGCGTCGAGATCGCGTTTGGCGAGTACGCCCTACAGGCGCTGGAGCCCGGCTGGGTGAAGGCGAGCCAGATCGAGGCGGCGCGTATTGCGATCACCCGGCAGGTCAAGCGCGGCGGCAAGCTGTGGATCCGGATCTTCCCGGACAAGCCCGTGACCAAGAAGCCGGCGGAGACGCGCATGGGCAGCGGCAAGGGCGCGCCGGAGTTCTGGGTCGCCGTGGTGCGCCCGGGGCGCATCCTTTTCGAGATGGCCGGCGTGCCCGAGGAAGTGGCCATGAAGGCCATGCGGCTCGCCGCGTTCAAGCTGCCCGTCAAGACCCGGATCGTCAAGGCGCAGCGGGGTGGTGAAGCGGTCCGTGAAGGCGCGGGAACTGCGCGATCTCAGTCGTGA
- the rplX gene encoding 50S ribosomal protein L24, translating to MAVKAPRIARPRKVHVRKNDTVEVIRGDDAGKRGKVLQALPKEGRVVVEGINIQKRHTRPTRTNPQGGVIEKPGPIDASKVMLVCPSCDKPTRYRRERSADKGLVRVCRRCGKMID from the coding sequence ATGGCGGTAAAGGCGCCGCGAATTGCCAGGCCCCGAAAGGTTCACGTCCGCAAGAACGACACGGTTGAGGTCATCCGGGGGGACGACGCTGGCAAGCGGGGAAAGGTGCTCCAGGCGCTACCCAAAGAGGGCAGGGTCGTGGTGGAGGGCATCAACATCCAGAAGCGGCACACCCGGCCGACGCGGACCAACCCGCAGGGCGGCGTCATCGAGAAGCCGGGCCCGATCGACGCGTCCAAGGTGATGCTGGTTTGCCCGAGTTGCGACAAGCCGACCCGGTACCGCCGGGAGCGCTCGGCCGACAAGGGGCTCGTTCGGGTTTGCAGGCGCTGCGGCAAGATGATAGACTGA
- the rpmC gene encoding 50S ribosomal protein L29 → MKARELRDLSRDDLRRKLDDLKTELFNLRFQKAVGQLGNPMRIREVRKEIARVLTVMRERELPGRQPAVGAPEKARPERAQAAK, encoded by the coding sequence GTGAAGGCGCGGGAACTGCGCGATCTCAGTCGTGACGACCTGCGGCGCAAGCTGGACGACCTGAAGACCGAACTCTTCAACCTGCGCTTCCAGAAGGCGGTGGGGCAGCTCGGCAACCCCATGCGCATCCGCGAGGTCCGCAAGGAGATCGCCAGGGTGCTCACCGTCATGCGGGAGCGAGAGCTGCCGGGCAGGCAGCCGGCTGTTGGAGCGCCGGAGAAAGCCCGGCCGGAAAGGGCGCAAGCGGCTAAATGA
- the rplB gene encoding 50S ribosomal protein L2, whose protein sequence is MGVKSYRPMTPGLRHRTGYTFEELTKKEPEKRLTRALRRDWGRNNHGRITARHRGGGHKRRYRFIDFRRDKDGIPARVAAIEYDPNRSARIALLHYKDGEKRYILAPVGLGVGTWVVSGPGADIKPGNALALSDIPVGTMVHNVELLPGKGAQLVRAAGAAAQVMAREGGYVTLRLPSGEFRKVPAECKATVGQVGNVEHENISLGKAGRKRWLGKRPHTRGAAMNPVDHPHGGGEGKAPVGMPGPVTPWGKPTLGFKTRKRRKPSDRFIVRRRR, encoded by the coding sequence ATGGGGGTCAAGTCATACCGTCCCATGACGCCGGGTCTGCGGCACCGCACCGGCTACACTTTTGAGGAGCTTACCAAGAAGGAGCCGGAGAAGCGGCTTACCCGGGCGCTTCGGCGCGACTGGGGGCGCAACAACCACGGCCGGATCACCGCCCGGCACCGGGGCGGCGGGCACAAGCGCCGCTACCGCTTCATCGACTTCCGCCGGGACAAGGACGGCATCCCCGCCCGGGTGGCGGCCATCGAGTACGACCCCAACCGCTCGGCGCGCATCGCGCTCTTGCATTACAAGGATGGCGAGAAGCGCTACATCCTGGCGCCGGTGGGGCTGGGCGTCGGTACGTGGGTAGTGAGCGGCCCGGGCGCAGACATCAAGCCCGGCAACGCGCTGGCCCTTTCGGACATCCCTGTGGGTACCATGGTTCACAACGTCGAGCTCTTGCCCGGCAAGGGCGCGCAACTCGTGCGCGCGGCCGGTGCCGCGGCCCAGGTCATGGCCAGAGAAGGCGGCTACGTGACGTTGCGGCTGCCCTCCGGCGAGTTCCGGAAGGTGCCGGCCGAATGCAAGGCGACGGTGGGCCAGGTCGGCAACGTGGAGCACGAGAACATCAGCCTGGGCAAGGCCGGCCGCAAGCGGTGGCTCGGGAAGCGCCCCCACACCCGGGGTGCAGCCATGAACCCGGTGGACCACCCCCACGGCGGGGGCGAGGGCAAGGCTCCTGTGGGGATGCCGGGGCCGGTCACGCCGTGGGGCAAGCCGACGCTGGGCTTCAAGACGCGCAAGCGCCGCAAGCCGTCGGACCGCTTCATCGTGCGCCGGCGGCGCTAA
- the rplD gene encoding 50S ribosomal protein L4, with product MPVVPVFNIEGEQVGELSLRDDVWAVPVKTGLIHQAVLMHLANRRQGTHSTKTRGEVSGGGRKPWRQKGTGRARHGSIRSPLWRHGGVVFGPKPREYGFTMPTKARRLALKSALSAKLRDGQLVVLDRLQLSEPKTRVMAQVLKNVQADAGKRLIVLKDKDQNVVLAARNIPGVLLLPANSLGVYPVVDADRLVMTRDAVAAVEEALA from the coding sequence ATGCCGGTGGTGCCCGTTTTCAACATCGAGGGCGAGCAGGTGGGCGAACTCAGCCTGCGCGACGACGTCTGGGCGGTTCCAGTCAAGACCGGCCTGATCCATCAGGCGGTGCTCATGCACCTGGCCAACCGGCGCCAGGGTACCCACAGCACCAAGACACGCGGCGAGGTGTCGGGCGGCGGGCGCAAGCCGTGGCGCCAGAAGGGCACGGGCCGGGCCCGGCACGGGAGCATCCGGTCTCCTCTGTGGAGGCACGGCGGCGTCGTCTTCGGGCCGAAGCCCAGGGAGTACGGCTTTACCATGCCCACCAAGGCCCGAAGGCTTGCACTCAAGTCGGCGCTGTCGGCCAAGCTTCGCGACGGGCAACTGGTGGTCCTCGACCGGCTGCAGCTCTCCGAGCCGAAAACCCGGGTCATGGCGCAGGTCTTGAAGAACGTGCAGGCCGATGCCGGCAAGCGGCTCATCGTGCTGAAAGACAAGGACCAAAACGTGGTGCTGGCCGCTCGCAACATCCCCGGGGTGCTGCTGCTCCCGGCCAACAGCCTGGGGGTGTACCCGGTCGTGGACGCCGACCGGCTGGTGATGACCCGGGACGCGGTGGCCGCCGTGGAGGAGGCGCTGGCCTAA
- the rpsJ gene encoding 30S ribosomal protein S10, with amino-acid sequence MAQRIRIRLKAFDHKILDSSAEKIVETAKRTGALVSGPIPLPTERSVYTVLRSPHVHKNSREQFAMCTHKRLIDILEPTPKTVDALMRLDLPAGVDIEIKL; translated from the coding sequence TTGGCTCAACGCATTCGCATTCGACTGAAGGCCTTTGACCACAAGATCCTGGACAGCTCGGCCGAGAAGATCGTCGAGACGGCCAAGCGCACGGGTGCACTGGTGTCAGGGCCCATCCCCCTGCCCACGGAGCGCAGCGTTTACACGGTCCTGCGCTCGCCCCACGTGCACAAGAACTCCCGGGAGCAGTTCGCCATGTGCACCCACAAGCGGCTGATCGACATCCTGGAACCGACGCCCAAGACCGTGGACGCGCTGATGCGCCTCGATCTGCCGGCGGGCGTGGACATCGAGATCAAACTGTAG
- the rplV gene encoding 50S ribosomal protein L22, whose amino-acid sequence MEARAIARYQRIAPRKVRQVIDLIRGKSVDEALGILKFTPKAASPVVEKVLRSAMANAQNNHNMDPRRLYIAAIHADPGPMLKRVMPRARGMAYLIRKRTSHITVVLRTRGE is encoded by the coding sequence GTGGAGGCACGGGCCATCGCGCGATATCAGCGGATCGCCCCGCGGAAGGTCCGGCAGGTCATCGACCTCATCCGCGGCAAGAGCGTTGACGAGGCGCTCGGGATCCTGAAGTTCACCCCCAAGGCGGCCTCGCCGGTGGTGGAGAAGGTGCTGCGCTCGGCCATGGCCAACGCGCAGAACAACCACAACATGGACCCCCGCCGGTTGTACATCGCGGCCATTCACGCCGACCCCGGGCCGATGCTGAAGCGGGTCATGCCGCGCGCCCGGGGAATGGCGTACCTGATTCGTAAGCGCACCAGCCACATCACGGTTGTGCTGCGCACCAGAGGGGAGTAG
- the tuf gene encoding elongation factor Tu: protein MAKQKFVRTKPHVNVGTIGHVDHGKTTLTAAITMYLNRKGLAQVKKYEEIDNAPEERERGITINTAHVEYETDKRHYAHVDCPGHADYVKNMITGAAQMDGAILVVSAADGPMPQTREHILLARQVGVPAIVVFLNKVDMVDDPELLELVEVEVRELLSRYEFPGDEIPVVRGSALKAMEALLAGQENEWTEGIAKLLDAVDSYIPLPVREKDKPFLMPVEDIFTITGRGTVATGRVERGTIKVGDEVEIVGLQREVRKTVATGVEMFRKTMDVAEAGDNIGVLLRGINRDEVERGQVLAKPGSITPHTKFEAEVYVLSKEEGGRHTPFFTGYRPQFYFRTTDVTGTVELPAGTEMVMPGDNIRMTVELITPIAMEEGLRFAIREGGRTVGAGVVTKILA, encoded by the coding sequence ATGGCCAAGCAGAAGTTCGTACGAACCAAGCCACACGTCAACGTGGGCACCATCGGTCACGTGGACCACGGGAAGACCACGCTGACGGCGGCCATTACCATGTACCTGAACCGGAAGGGCCTGGCTCAGGTCAAGAAGTACGAGGAGATCGACAACGCGCCCGAGGAGCGGGAGCGCGGCATCACCATCAACACCGCCCACGTGGAGTACGAGACCGACAAGCGGCACTACGCTCACGTGGACTGCCCGGGGCACGCCGACTACGTGAAGAACATGATCACCGGCGCCGCGCAGATGGACGGCGCGATCCTGGTGGTTTCGGCGGCGGACGGGCCGATGCCGCAGACACGCGAGCACATTCTGCTGGCCAGGCAGGTCGGGGTGCCGGCCATCGTGGTCTTCCTCAACAAGGTGGACATGGTGGATGACCCCGAGCTTCTCGAGCTGGTCGAGGTCGAGGTGCGCGAACTGCTGAGCCGCTACGAGTTCCCGGGCGACGAGATCCCGGTGGTCCGCGGCTCGGCGCTGAAGGCCATGGAGGCGCTGCTCGCCGGCCAGGAGAACGAGTGGACCGAGGGCATCGCCAAGCTTCTCGACGCCGTGGACAGCTACATCCCGCTGCCCGTGCGCGAGAAGGATAAGCCGTTTTTGATGCCGGTCGAGGACATTTTCACCATCACCGGCCGCGGCACGGTGGCCACGGGGCGCGTCGAGCGCGGCACCATCAAGGTCGGCGACGAGGTGGAGATCGTCGGGCTGCAGCGTGAGGTGCGAAAGACGGTCGCCACCGGCGTCGAGATGTTCCGCAAGACGATGGACGTTGCCGAGGCCGGCGACAACATCGGGGTGCTATTGCGCGGCATCAACCGGGACGAGGTGGAGCGCGGCCAGGTGCTGGCGAAGCCCGGCAGCATCACCCCGCACACCAAGTTCGAGGCCGAGGTGTACGTGCTCTCCAAGGAAGAGGGGGGCAGGCACACCCCGTTCTTCACCGGGTACCGGCCTCAGTTCTACTTCCGCACCACGGATGTGACGGGAACGGTGGAGTTGCCGGCGGGAACCGAGATGGTCATGCCGGGCGACAACATCCGCATGACGGTTGAACTCATCACGCCCATCGCCATGGAGGAGGGCCTGCGCTTCGCCATCCGGGAAGGCGGCCGCACCGTGGGAGCGGGCGTGGTGACCAAGATCCTGGCGTGA